Within the Flavobacteriales bacterium genome, the region GTATTCAGTTTTACTGGTAAATTCTTCAGAAAAACTTATCGTTAAAATTAACCAGGTAAAGTTTTACACTTGCACGGGTGATGGCTGTATACAACCATCTTAAAAATTCCTGATCCATCATTTCATCCGTTAAATAACCCTGATCCACAAAAACCACAGGCCATTGTCCGCCCTGCGCTTTATGGCAGGTTAAGGCCCAACCGAATTTAATCTGAAGCGCATTGTACCAGGGATCATTCATGATTTTTTCCATCCGTTTTTTGCGATCCGGTTCATCCGAATAATCTTCAGATATCTGCTCAAATAATTGTTTATGTTGCTCTGCAGGGAGAGATGGTCCTTCCACCTGCAGGGTATTTAAAATCACCTTCGTTTCTATTTCCGGTAAATCCGGGTAATCGACCAGCCTGACCTCCACATCCGCAAAACGCAAACCATACATTTCGCTTTCTCCTTTTACTTTTTGAACCGTAAGGATATCTCCATTGGCAATAAATCCCGCAGATGAATCTTCGGGCAACCAGAAATAATTGTTTTTTACTACCATCAATTGGTCGCCACCATTGAGTTCATTGTCCAGCCAAAATATGCGTGATCTCACCTGCATATTGTATTGATTGGCGCGTTTGTTGGACCGGGTAATCACCCTTACCCCATCTGAACCATAATTAGAAAAGGCCCACTCCAATTCATCCTGAAGTTCCTGCCCGTTAATCCGCACCACATCGGGGTAGCCTGAAAGTTGAAATGTAGGGAAAATGAAATTTTTACTTTCCAGCAGGTTCCGGATAGCTGTTGCATTGAGCAAAATACCTGAATCTGCGGCTTGGCGGACTACCGTTTTTAACTCAACTTCATAGGTTTTAAGTGAAAATGTTTCCTGAATGTAGGTGGAATCGAGTGCCGGACTATCTGCAAGTCCAACAGGAGGTAACTGGGCCGGATCGCCCACAAAAATGGCCAGGCAATTTTTACCCCGGTAAATAAAACGGAGCAAGTCTTCCATCAAATTTCTGCTCTGAAATCCCCCTCCCATCATGCCGCCGTCCTTACCAATCATGGATGCTTCATCAATTACAAACAAAGTTTGCGTATGCATATTGGGCAAGAGCTCGAAATAGGAGTATCCGTCTCTGGTTTTGCGGGAATAGATTTTTTTATGAATCGTATATGCCTTTTTTCCGGTATGATTGGATAAAACCTTTGCAGCCCTTCCCGTTGGGGCTAATAATACCGTATTCCAGCCTAATTTGCCGATGGTTTTCACAATTGCCCCCATCATGGTGGTTTTTCCGGTACCGGCATAACCCTTTAAAACAAAGGACCTGAACCGGTGTGAATCAGTCAAAAACCCGACAAATTCTTCCAAAAATCGGCTCTGATCAACCGTTGGCTCAATCCCGAGCTCGTTTTGAAATAATTCCAGCAATTTTGACGTTTCATTTGAAAACATGTCGAAAAATACAAACTCAAGCCTTAATACTAAATTTACAAGCAGAATAAAAAAAATTGTAGATTTGCCCGACTTCAAAAATTCGAATCAAACAACAACATAAATCAAACATCATCATATGCTGGACGTTTTAAAAGTGAGTGGTCAATATTTTTCTAAATACCTTGCTCAGGGATTAGTAATTCTGTTAGGTATTGGTGCATTATCATTTGGACTGATTCCCGACAAAGAAACAGGTTTAACCCAAAACACGTTGTTTGTTCTTGGAGGCGTTGCATTGATACTGGCCGGTGTTATCTCTACCCTTTACATTGCAGAGGTAATCAATAAAGTCATTCATAACGTTTTGATGTATGTTATTTTACCTGTTTCGGTTATCTATTTTGCTTATGTAGATTACAAAGCAGTAAAAGATGAAATTGATCTGATTGCCAAGTTCGACTTGATTCAACGTGAAACCAAACAACGTCTCAAAGATATTCGTGATGCCGAGGTGGAGTTCCGCAACATTCATGGTCATTTTACCTCAGACTGGGATTCGCTTAAAAATTTCGTTGCCAACGAAAATGCGTTGATCATCAACCGTAAGGGTGACGTACCTGAAAAGATTACTTTAGAAATGGCGAAATTCCTCGGTTATAAAGAAATCCCTGAAAAAGTAATTTCTGAAGTAGAAGCCTGGAAATTAGCTCAGGCGGGTATGATTTCCGGTTTTGAAAGGGATACTACCTATGAGCCGGTAATGAAAAAAATATTCCAGTCGGATAAATACATGGCAAAACGTGTTTCTGAATATCCTTTCAGTGTTGATTCGCTCGACATTATGCCTTTTAGTGGTGGTAAACAATTTAAGCTGGAAGCAGGTATCATTAACAGAAATAACATTAACGTAGCTGTATTTGAGGCTGGTCAACCCGAACCTCTGGTTTTAACCACCGGTGATGGTCGTAAATTGAAAGCTGAATTGCCACTTATCGTTGGATCGATGGTAGACCCCACTACAAATGGAAACTGGGGAGAATAATCTCCTTTATGTCGAATAACTACAATAATCTTAATAACCACCTCTCTATTGAAATGGGAGGTGGTTTTTCTTTTCTTCTGAAATGCGGAAGAAGCCAAAAGGATATTGTCGATTTTGAAATGCATGGCAATCCTTCCTCTCATTCCTTCAGGGATTTTATGGAAGTTCCGCTGCATTCCGGATTATTTTCTGAAAAATATACCTCTGTTAACGTTGCATGGTGTAATGGAAAATTCAATCTTATTCCCGATGCATTATATGCCGAAAATGCACAGGAAGATTTATTGCGTTTAAATGCAGAATTGGATGAACAGGATGCGATAGGGATTATGGACCTTCCTGCAATTCAAGCTAAGCTGATATATGCTTATCCTGCACAAGTGGCATCAGCTGTCAGGAAAGTTCATCCCATGACGAAAGAAGGTCATATTCTGGGCTATTTTATTCAATCCACTTTTTCGCTGGAGAAAAACGGAAATACGGTTTTTTTACATTTTTTACCCGGACAAATGCTCGTTGTTGCCTATTCGGAAAAGGGACTGGCATTAGCGAATATTTTTCCGGCAAAGGATCCGCAGGATTGTTTGTACTATGCCTTGTTTTGTTGCGAACAATTACAATTTACACAACAGAACACCCGCTTTCATGTTTCAGGAGAAATTAACCGGAATAGTCAACTTTCCGATTTATTTGAAAAATATACTACAGGACTAAATTATGTGGATCTGGCACCTGGTATTGGGAATAAAGGACAGGTTTCTCTTCTTCCCGGACATCGCCTGCTAACTTTAACCGAGCAATTCAAGTGCGCATTATAGGAGGTAAATTCAAGGGCAGGAAATTAAACGCCCCCTATCTGCCGGATACGCGTCCCACCACCGATTTCGCCAGAGAGAGTCTGTTTAATTTACTTCAGACCCGTATCGATATTGAAGATTGTAAAATCCTCGACCTTTTTTGCGGTACCGGAGCAGTTACACTCGAATTTTTATCACGCGGTGCACAGGAAGTAGTTGCCGTAGATTTAAGCACAAAGGGACTTTTGTTTTTGCGCGACACTTCGAAACTATTGGAAGTAAAAGCACGTACAGTGAAGGCGGATGTTTTTAAATTTCTGAATACTTCCGGAGAATCCTTTGATCTGGTTTTTGCAGACCCTCCCTACGAATTGAAAAATCTGGAGCAAATACCGGCTTTGGTATTAGAAAAAGGTCTTCTCAAAAAAAATGGCCTGTTAATTGTTGAACATGGAAAAAGGACAGATCTATCTTCCATTCCGGGATTTGTTGAACGGAGAGAATACGGTAAGGTAAATTTTAGTTTTTTTAGTTGCTGAACTTATGGAACGAATTGCAGTTTTTCCGGGATCGTTTGATCCGATCACTAAAGGACACGAATCCATTATCCGAAGGGCATTACCTTTGTTTGATAAAATCATTATTGCCATTGGTGTAAACTCTTCCAAATCCACCATGTTCACTCTGCAACAACGTGAAGAATGGATCAGCTCCATATTTGCCGGTGAGAAAAAAATTGAAGTGAAAAGCTATGAAGGACTCACCATTGATTTTTGTAAAAAAGAAAAAGCACATTTCATTTTACGTGGATTACGAACCCAAGCCGATTTTGAATATGAAAAAGCTATCAGTCAAATGAATCTTGCCCTCGCAAAAGATATTGAAACTGTGTTTTTAATTACTGATCCGGTCTATTCTGCCATTTCAAGTACCATTGTAAGAGACATTCTTCGTAACAAAGGCGACGTTAGTTCGTTTATACCAGAAAAAATGAACATAGCATGAGATTAATGAGAGCGATATTTGTGGGGCTGGCGCTGTTTATTTCATTGGCATCTTTTGCCGGTGAAGTAGTAATTCATGGAAAATCCAAAGGCATTGAAGGGAAAAAAATCTCGGTCAATTTCATTGAAGATTACCTTTCCATGAATACGAAAAAAGTAAAGGAGGGACAGGTAGATGACAAAGGGAATTTTAATCTCTATTTCAGCACGGAAGAGACCCGCGAAATACAATTACGCTTCGATGGTTTGCATTCATTTATGTATGTTCAACCAGGCACCGAATATTTTGTTGAACTAGGTCCGATTCGCCCTGGCCAGAATAAATCCTTTACCGACAATCAAATTGAATTACTATTCGACACCCTTCAAAAATTCGATGTCAATAATCTGATTCTCGATTTTAATGAACGGTTGGATGCTTTTATGGCTTACAACATGAAAGTATTGGGAACAAAAGCCTATCAGGCGGAAGTCGATACGTTTAAAGTTTATCTCGCTAAAGTATATCACGAAGTGAAAGATCCTTATTTCAGGGATTATGTCTTTTACAGCATTGCAGGAATAGAACAGATTGGTGGTATTGATGTGGATATGGTAAAACTGAAAGCGAAATTGTATAAAGAATACTTGTCGCAAGGAAAAGTAATTTACAATTCTCCTGCTTACATGTTGTTTTTTCAGCAATACTACACCGATGTTTTTAAGCTTGCTAATGATGAAGAAGAAAAGAAACTGGTGAAAGCAATCAACTATAAAAAAAGTTGGAAAATGGTCGATTCAGTTTTAATGAAGGATCCTTTTCTTAGAAATGATCGTATCCGGGAATTGGTGATGATTAAAGGATTATCAGAAGAATATTATGCGGGTCAGTTTTATCCCGATAACATTGTTCTTATTCTCGATTCCATTAAGAAATTTTCGAACTACAAGGAAAATAGCCTTATCGCTCAAAATTTAAGAACAAAACTTACTCAGCTCAATGTTGGATATCCTGCACCTGCTTTTAGCTTAAAAAATGAAAAGGATCTCGACGTTTCGCTCATTGATTTAAAGGGGAAATATGTGTACCTCCAATTTTGGGCTACATGGAACAATGCTTCCATTGGCGAATTAAAAATCATGACCGAACTTCATAAAAAGTATGGCGAAGATATTCGGTTTGTTTCTGTAAATATGGACGACAGTAAAGAAAGCTGGATCCAGTTTTTAAAAGAGCATCCGGAAATGAAATGGATTCATTTGCATTATTCGGACGATGCTGAAATAATTGAAAAATACAGAGTAAGTGCCCTACCCCTTTATTATTTGATTGGTCCGGATGGTTTATTCATTCAATCGCCTGCCTACAAGCCAACACCTAATGGTACTTTTATTACCATCGAAAATACCTTTTTCGAAATCTACCGCAGATTACATCCAAGAAGTAATCCGAAGGGACAACGATAATCAGATTTTATCGTTTGCATCTTCCCAGCAATCGATAATGGATTGATAGGTGTTTTCGAGAATATCTGAAACATTATTTTTTGCTCTCCATTCAATTTTGGTAATCCCTTCTTCCAATTGCGGAGTAGGCGTTTCATTTCCCGGATAATCCATGATATACCAATAAGTGATTTTTAATACCATAGCTCCTTTATGCTCATATACATGCCAGGTTGGGGACAATGCTTCTCGTAAGGTATGTCCGGTAATACCACACTCCTCTTCCACTTCGCGCAAGGCGGCAGCTTCCTTTTTTTCCCCTTTATCGAGTTTCCCTTTTGGTAAATCCCATTTATCATTTCGGTAAATAAACAAAACCTTTTGTTCGTTATTTACGATAACGCCCCCGGCTGCTTCAATTTTTTTGTATTGGCGAAAACACGTTTCGAACAATTGATCGGGCTTTTCTGCTACGAAAACAAAGGGCTTTAACAAGGAACCTTTCCAATATTGATTCAAAACCTCATCCATTTCTTGGACTGAAGGCTGATTACGGATTTCGAAAGCGGAAAAATTATCGGATTTTTCGCTCGTGCCAATCACAAAAAGTGGCGTGTTGTTGATGAAAACTTTATACATTTGCAGTCTATGTCGATCAAAAATGAATCGGCCCTAAAGGTAGCAGAATTTCTTCTGCAGGTAAAGGCCGTAAAACTACAACCGAATAAACCGTTTACCTGGGCTTCCGGATTACATTCACCCATTTATTGCGATAACCGGGTTACACTTTCCTATCCGCATATCAGAACCTATATCCGTCAGGAATTTAGTCGTGTAATCAATGAAAACTTTGCCAAAGCAGATGTTATTGTTGGTGTGGCAACCGGTGGTATTGCACAAGGAGCTCTAGTAGCGCAGGAATTAGGATTACCCTTTGCTTATGTTCGTCCTGAACCTAAATCGCACGGATTAGGCAATCAGGTTGAAGGAGTGATTGAGAAAGGACAATCCATTGTTGTTATCGAAGATCTGGTTTCCACCGGAAAATCTAGTTTAAATGCTGTAGATGCACTGGTTCATGCCGGTGGTGTGATAAAAGGAATGGCTGCCATTTTTACCTATGGATTTAACGATGCCGCAGAAAACTTTAAAAAGAAAAACGTTTCCCTGGTTACGCTTACAGATTACGATACGTTGATTGATCAGGCAGTTCGTTCAAATTATGTTTCAGAAAAAGATCTTGAATCGCTTCGCAACTGGAGAAAAGATCCTAAAGCCTGGAGTGAAAACAACCAATGACCACAATTGAAAGTAAAACAGTTAGAGTAAAAAACAGTTCTCAGGAAGTATTTTTATTTCTTAAGGACATGAATAACTTTTACCAATTACTGCCACAGGATAAAGTCTCCGATTTTAAATCAGATACCGGTCAATGCAGCTTTCGTGTTCAGGGTGCAGTGGTGATTCCCTTGGTACAGGTTTCCGTAAACGAATTCTCGCACATCCACATCAAATCGGGCGATTCTGCTCCATTTCCATTTACACTGGATATAAATATCCATTCCCTTTCTGAAGAAGAGTGTGAAGGAAATCTTGTTTTTAATGGTGAAATGAATGCGTTTTTGCGAATGATGGCTGTGGGTCCCCTCACCAATCTTTTCAATTACATCGCCAATAAGTTGGTAGAGGTTAAATCACTAAGCTGATTTCCTTCAGATCAAATTGTTTTTTTTGCCCGTCGGAAAATAATACCTCAAGTTTTCCATCGTCACCGGTACCGGTGATCATTCCCTTTATTACTTCATCTTCCACCTTGAATTCAGTTGGAATTCCTAAGCGAAATAAATGGTTGTGGTAATGCTTTTTGATGAGGACATGTTGACCTTCTCTCAGTTTTAAATACCACTTTTCCAGGTGCGAGCAAAGTGTATTTAACACCAAGTGCAAATCCATCTTTTCACCGGTGATTTGCCGCAGAGAAGTGGCATTAATTTCATCGGGAAATTCAAGCTGATTTACATTTAAACCGATGCCTATAACGGAAGATTTGATCTTATCTCCGGAAAATGAATTTTCAATTAAAATACCGGCTATTTTTTTTTCTCCTGCCAAAATATCGTTAGGCCATTTAATTTCAGCTTTCGTACCGAATGTTTCCAATGTTTCCATGACAGAAATGGCAGTAATCCGACTCAGGAGAAATTGATCCTTTGGCGACAAAAATCCAGGTCGGTACACAATGGAAATGGTAAGATTTTCTCCCTTCTGCGAATGCCATTTCGAACCGCGCTGTCCTCTCCCTCCCTCCTGCTCATGTGCCATAATTACCGCTCCCTCCGCCAGATTTGTCGTGTTCAGCAACATGGCAGCATAATTGTTGGTAGAGTCTACAACCTCCAAAACGTGAAGTTCCTGTCCTGTGAAGAGTGTATTTATATTCTCATTTTCCATGATTCCGGCACTTGTATCATTCTTGGGAATGGCTAAATTTACCTACTTTTGTCGGCACACAGAACATGGCTAGAAAGAAAAAAGAAAAAGACAACGCTGCAGACCTCATCAAGGCAATTGTTGAGGGTATGCAGGAAAAGAAGGGACGAGATATCGTTGTGCTCGACATGCGGGAGCTCCCCAATGCAATTACGGATTACTTCGTAATTTGCCACGCAGAAAATATCCGGCAGGTAAATGCGCTGGGCGACTCGGTTCAGGAGTTCACCATGGTGCTTGCCAATGAAAAACCCTGGCATTCGGAGGGAACAAGTAATGCCAATTGGGTGTTGTTGGATTATGTGAATGTAGTGGTTCACATCTTCAACAAAGAATCACGCGAATTTTACAACATTGAAAATTTATGGGCCGACGCTAAACGGACCGAATACGAATCGACTTACTGATATCAAGCATGGCTGAAAACAACGAGAATAGAAAGAAAAATGGTCCGGGCAGACCCGCATTCAATTTTTATTGGATCTGGGGAATTATTGTGGTGGTATTGATTACCCTCAACTTCCTCACCTGGAACCAACCTACCCACGATACCAACATCAACGATTTTAAAGAAAAAATGGCTTTAAAAGGCCATGTAGAAAAAATCTTAATCGTTAATAAGGAAATTGCAGAGGTGTGGATTAAGAAAGACAGTTTAACTGCAGCACCGCATAAAGAACTGTTTAAAGGAAAAAAAGTCGACGGTCCGCATTACCTGTTTAACACCGGTCCGGCCGATGAATTCCGAAAAGATCTTCGTGATATCGAAGCCGCTTGCAAGCAACTGGAAGATGCCAGCGGAAATAAATTAAAATACACCTTCAAATACGATTATATCGTTCGCGAAAATTGGGGCAGAGATGTTTTAGGATGGGTATTACCTATTATCCTAATGGTAGCCATTTGGATCTTCCTGATGCGCCGTTTAAGTGGTGGACCCGGCGGTGGCGGCGGACAGATTTTCAATATCGGAAAATCGCGTGCTCAACTTTTTGATAAAGAAAAAAGCACCAACATTACATTCAATGATGTTGCCGGTTTAGAAGGAGCAAAAGAAGAAATTCAAGAGATTGTTGACTTCCTTAAAAACCCGAAAAAATATACTGAACTCGGTGCTAAGATTCCGAAAGGAGCATTGTTGGTTGGACCTCCCGGAACAGGTAAAACCTTATTGGCAAAAGCTGTTGCCGGTGAAGCGCAGGTTCCATTCTTTTCCTTATCCGGTTCCGACTTCGTAGAAATGTTTGTTGGTGTAGGAGCATCACGCGTGCGTGACCTTTTCCGCCAGGCGAAAGAAAAAGCGCCATGTATCATTTTCATTGATGAAATTGATGCCATTGGTAGAGCCAGAGGAAAAAGTCCTAGTCTTGGTTCCAACGACGAACGTGAAAACACGCTTAATCAGTTATTGACCGAAATGGATGGTTTTGGTACCAATAGCGGAGTTATCATTCTGGCAGCAACTAACCGTGCAGATATTCTCGACAGAGCTTTAATGCGTCCGGGACGATTCGACCGTATGGTTTATGTTGATCTTCCGGATTTGAATGAGCGAAAGAAGATTTTCGCAGTGCATTTACGTCCACTGAAAGTTAGCGAAGGGTTAGACATTGATTTCCTTGCGCGACAAACACCCGGATTTTCGGGAGCGGATATTGCGAATATTTGTAATGAAGCTGCGCTGATTGCTGCAAGAAAGAAAAAGAAAACAGTAGAAAAACAAGATTTTCTTGATGCGGTTGACCGTGTAATTGGCGGACTCGAAAAGAAAAATAAAATTGTTTCGAAAGAAGAGAAAAAAGTAATTGCCTACCACGAAGCGGGCCACGCAGCCGTAAGCTGGTTATTGCAATATGCATCTCCATTGGTAAAAGTGACCATCGTACCTCGCGGACAATCGCTCGGTGCGGCATGGTATTTACCCGAAGAGCGCCAAATTACCCGTACGGAACAAATGCTCGATGAGATGTGCGCAACCCTTGGAGGAAGAGCATCTGAAAAGGTAACTTTCGATAAAATTTCTACCGGTGCATTGAGTGATTTGGAACGTGTAACCAAAATGGCTTATGCTATGGTTAGTATCTACGGTCTAAATGAAAATCTCGGTAATATTTCTTATTACGATCCGCAAGGAAGTGAATACGCTTTTTCGAAACCTTATTCCGAAAAACGTGCAGAACTTATTGATGAAGAAGTATCAAAAATCATCGAAGGTCAGTTTGAGCGTGCCGTAAAATTATTGAACGACAATAAGGACAAACTTCAAAAACTTGCCGAATTGTTATTGGAGAAAGAAGTCATCTTTAAAGAAGACCTTGAAACCATTTTCGGTAAACGTCCTTACGACAAAGAAGAGGAAAAACCAGCAGAAGAGAAACCGTCGGAAGAAACAAGCACAACTGTTTTAAACGGTGAGAACACTTCGAACGAGCAGAACAACGATGGGACGCTATTTGGAAACACCATCGAATGGGATAACCCTGATAAAAAAGATTAACAAAAATGATTGATCCCCAGTGGCGGCGCTTGTATACCGAAAGCAACCTTCAAGGTGCATGGCTACTGCAAGCCCGACTGGAAGATCAGGGAATTGAAACGATGATGCTCGATCAGAAAGACAGCAGTTATGGTTTTGGAACCATCGATATCTATGTACGGGAAGATCACTATTTAAAAGCCCTTCAAACCCTCACGGAGTATATTGAATCACTAAAATAACAACATGCTTCAGCGAGCCATCAGCGGATTCTTTTTTGTAGTTGTAATGGTTTTATCCATTTGGTATTCGTCATGGACCATGGCTCTGTTATTTACCGGAATTTGTATTGTCGCTTTAATTGAATTTCATCGCTTACGTGTCGTTATTCAACCTGATGCCAGTAAATCCACCATTATCATTTCCGGGCTATTTGCATTTGTCATTACAATACTTCGTGCACCACAACCAATCATTTCCCTAAGCAATTCAGAAACGCTGCTCGGAATTAACACCTTCGTGAATTCTGTTTTGTTGGCGAATATTTTAAGTGGGGGATTAATTTTGTTTTTGGTCATACGCGATTTATTTGAAACGAAATCTTCGTACCCACACACAGCAACAGGATTGTTTGCGGCCTTTTATATTGGGGTTCCTTTTGGACTACTTTTTTATTTCATCATTAACCCACAATCTGCCGATCTCTATTCCGGAATGCCGCTGCTTTACTTTTTTATTTTGTTATGGACCAACGATACGTTTGCCTATTTAAGCGGAAAGTTTTTGGGAAAAACAAAATTATGGGAACGCATTTCTCCCAATAAAACCTGGGAAGGATTTGTTGGCGGTGCTTTATTTACCATGATTGCATTTTTCATTATTGGCAATCAGGATTCAGATTTAGGATTCATTAAAAATCAATACTGGATTCCATTGGTCGTTTCTGTATTTGCCACATTGGGAGATTTATCCGAATCGCTTTTAAAACGACAAGCCGGAGTAAAAGATTCAGGAAACATCATGCCCGGTCACGGCGGTGTGCTGGATCGTTTTGATGGAATTCTTTTATCGATGCCTGCGCTGGTTTTTTGTTTTTCGTTGTATTTAATCATTAGCCAATGAGAGTTTTAATGGTTTGCCTTGGAAATATTTGCCGTTCTCCAATGGCAGAAGGAATTATGCGGGGAAAGGTGAATGAAAAAAATCTCAATTGGGAAATAGATTCTGCAGGAACATCCAACTTTCACACCGGTGAAGCACCTGATATTCGTTCCATCAATAAAATGAAAGCATATAATTTGGACATCAGTTCACTTCGTGCCCGGCAATTTTCCGTAAAAGATTTTGATGCATTTGATCTGATTCTTGCAATGGATGAAAGTAATTATGCAAACATTCTGAAATTGGCAAAAAACGATGCGCAACGCGAGAAAGTAAAAATGATTCTCGATTACGCTTTTCCCGGTCAACGCATGAGTGTTCCCGATCCCTATTACGGTGGCGATTCCGGTTTCGAAAATGTTTACCGATTACTAAACGAAGCCTGCGATCGCGTAATTCTGCATCATCATGAATAAGGGTAAAGTGTATTTAATTCCTTCTTTTCTGGGAGAAGAGCCCGATTTAAATTCGCTTTCCGGTTCAGGTATTTCCATTGCTAAAGAACTGCGTTTTATCGTTGCAGAAAATGCAAAACATGCGCGACGATTTTTAAAACAGATCGGCATTGAAATTCCATTGCAGGAAGTGGATGTTAAAGAGCTCAATGAACACACCGATCCAAAAGAAATAAATCCATTATTAGAACCAGCCAGAAACGGACATGATATCGGCATCATTTCAGAAGCGGGTTGTCCGGGCATTGCAGATCCGGGCGCTGCTCTGGTAAAAATTGCGCATCAGGAAGGAATTAAAGTGATACCACTTCCCGGCCCCTCCTCTATTTTACTGGCCTTAATGGCTTCCGGAATGAACGGACAAGCCTTTACCTTTAATGGGTACTTGCCTAAAGATTCGGGATTGAGGCAGAAAAAAATCCGTGAAATGGAAAAACTTGCGCAACAAGGCATCACTCAACTTTTCATGGATACGCCGTATAGAAACAACCATGTTTTGGAAGACCTGATAAAGAGTTGTCAACCCGATACCAAATTGCTAATCGCAGCCAACATCACCCAACCGGGTGAACTGATTCGCACACAAAAAATTGCTGCCTGGAAAAAACAAAAACCCGATTTGCATAAACAACCTTGCATTTTCGGAATTGGCAGTTAACTAAAACTCCAAATCGGAAAATTTCTTTTTCCCGCGCAAAAAACGACTCACTAAAACAGATCGTTTATATACCCCTTTTAAGGCATTATTCTTTATTAGTAACCGATTTGCTTCTCTTTGCTTTTTAAGGCGGGAAATCGCTTTATAATACGCCATATGTGCGCGTCCTACAGCCCACATGTGTTTCAACTGCAAGGCCGCAATAAATTTTAAGCTTGCTATTCCATCCAGACAGAGCCGGCGAAAGACTTTCAAAAAAAGTGCGGAACCAAAATGG harbors:
- the ftsH gene encoding ATP-dependent zinc metalloprotease FtsH, whose translation is MAENNENRKKNGPGRPAFNFYWIWGIIVVVLITLNFLTWNQPTHDTNINDFKEKMALKGHVEKILIVNKEIAEVWIKKDSLTAAPHKELFKGKKVDGPHYLFNTGPADEFRKDLRDIEAACKQLEDASGNKLKYTFKYDYIVRENWGRDVLGWVLPIILMVAIWIFLMRRLSGGPGGGGGQIFNIGKSRAQLFDKEKSTNITFNDVAGLEGAKEEIQEIVDFLKNPKKYTELGAKIPKGALLVGPPGTGKTLLAKAVAGEAQVPFFSLSGSDFVEMFVGVGASRVRDLFRQAKEKAPCIIFIDEIDAIGRARGKSPSLGSNDERENTLNQLLTEMDGFGTNSGVIILAATNRADILDRALMRPGRFDRMVYVDLPDLNERKKIFAVHLRPLKVSEGLDIDFLARQTPGFSGADIANICNEAALIAARKKKKTVEKQDFLDAVDRVIGGLEKKNKIVSKEEKKVIAYHEAGHAAVSWLLQYASPLVKVTIVPRGQSLGAAWYLPEERQITRTEQMLDEMCATLGGRASEKVTFDKISTGALSDLERVTKMAYAMVSIYGLNENLGNISYYDPQGSEYAFSKPYSEKRAELIDEEVSKIIEGQFERAVKLLNDNKDKLQKLAELLLEKEVIFKEDLETIFGKRPYDKEEEKPAEEKPSEETSTTVLNGENTSNEQNNDGTLFGNTIEWDNPDKKD
- a CDS encoding DUF2007 domain-containing protein; protein product: MIDPQWRRLYTESNLQGAWLLQARLEDQGIETMMLDQKDSSYGFGTIDIYVREDHYLKALQTLTEYIESLK
- a CDS encoding phosphatidate cytidylyltransferase; this encodes MLQRAISGFFFVVVMVLSIWYSSWTMALLFTGICIVALIEFHRLRVVIQPDASKSTIIISGLFAFVITILRAPQPIISLSNSETLLGINTFVNSVLLANILSGGLILFLVIRDLFETKSSYPHTATGLFAAFYIGVPFGLLFYFIINPQSADLYSGMPLLYFFILLWTNDTFAYLSGKFLGKTKLWERISPNKTWEGFVGGALFTMIAFFIIGNQDSDLGFIKNQYWIPLVVSVFATLGDLSESLLKRQAGVKDSGNIMPGHGGVLDRFDGILLSMPALVFCFSLYLIISQ
- a CDS encoding low molecular weight phosphotyrosine protein phosphatase translates to MVCLGNICRSPMAEGIMRGKVNEKNLNWEIDSAGTSNFHTGEAPDIRSINKMKAYNLDISSLRARQFSVKDFDAFDLILAMDESNYANILKLAKNDAQREKVKMILDYAFPGQRMSVPDPYYGGDSGFENVYRLLNEACDRVILHHHE
- a CDS encoding SAM-dependent methyltransferase; amino-acid sequence: MNKGKVYLIPSFLGEEPDLNSLSGSGISIAKELRFIVAENAKHARRFLKQIGIEIPLQEVDVKELNEHTDPKEINPLLEPARNGHDIGIISEAGCPGIADPGAALVKIAHQEGIKVIPLPGPSSILLALMASGMNGQAFTFNGYLPKDSGLRQKKIREMEKLAQQGITQLFMDTPYRNNHVLEDLIKSCQPDTKLLIAANITQPGELIRTQKIAAWKKQKPDLHKQPCIFGIGS